A genomic window from Ascaphus truei isolate aAscTru1 chromosome 1, aAscTru1.hap1, whole genome shotgun sequence includes:
- the GRAMD2B gene encoding GRAM domain-containing protein 2B isoform X3, which yields MVIMTEPPCEPEEAKRLLSKKDNKGVTFLSETENGTDDKKTVKQPNAALQLRSNDAELENRRRLPLSRSKTYDSLTPNMKLERKKSTSNQFSKTNAQYHKLFKDVPKEEPINESFTCALQKEILYQGKLYISENWICFHSKVFGKDTKIVIPVQAVTVIKKTKTALLVPNALVIATVTDRFIFVSLLSRDTTFKLLQSFCRHLENTTPGNSPNPSSAEHSFRTVRPTSLPLDFSVDFSELDGLVRQRRKEMEEYSSTGSQTPESENSREFQVLEQNIIIKSLQTPVPAESHVKPMPERKHLAEHGNAGHQRFLQSVDIWQILSLNGLLFFYAIVVFLLIISTLYMQSKIVYLEERLASLGPLMDSPLNEWPREQGLGTWQHINADTICDELTANLAKLDKIQRNLQRLLEDTN from the exons ATGGTGATCATGACAGAGCCGCCGTGCGAGCCTGAAGAAGCCAAGCGTCTCCTCAGCAAGAAGGACAACAAAGGGGTCACTTTCCT ctcagagacagagaatgggacaGATGACAAGAAGACTGTTAAACAACCAAATGCTGCCTTACAGCTTCGGAGCAATGATGCTGAATTAGAGAACAGAAGAAGGCTACCTCTTTCAAG GTCAAAAACCTACGATTCTTTAACACCCAACATGAAGCTTGAAAGGAAAAAATCTACTTCTAATCAG TTTTCAAAGACAAATGCACAATATCACAAGCTGTTTAAGGATGTCCCTAAGGAGGAACCGATAAACGAAA gTTTTACCTGTGCTTTACAAAAAGAAATCTTATATCAAGGGAAGTTGTACATTTCAGAGAATTGGATTTGTTTCCATTCAAAAGTTTTTGGCAAAGACACGAAG ATTGTCATACCGGTGCAAGCCGTAACCGTAATCAAGAAAACGAAAACTGCACTTCTGGTGCCAAATGCTTTGGTAATAGCTACAGTCACTGACCGG TTCATATTTGTTTCATTATTGTCACGAGATACAACATTCAAGTTATTACAATCGTTCTGCAGGCATCTAGAG AATACAACCCCTGGAAACAGTCCTAATCCTTCATCTGCTGAGCACAGCTTCCGAACAGTACGGCCTACATCATTGCCCCTA GACTTCAGTGTAGATTTCTCAGAACTCGATGGCTTGGTACGGCAGCGGAGGAAGGAGATGGAAGAATATAGCAGCACTGGTTCTCAGACGCCAGAATCTGAAAATTCCCGAG AATTCCAGGTACTAGAACAAAATATCATCATCAAGTCTCTGCAGACGCCCGTTCCTGCTGAGAGTCACGTTAAGCCAATGCCAGAAAGAAAACACTTGGCTGAACATGGAAATG CAGGTCATCAGCGATTCCTCCAAAGTGTGGACATTTGGCAGATTCTTTCTTTGAACGGCCTACTATTTTTCTATGCAATTGT TGTCTTCCTGCTAATCATCTCAACTTTATACATGCAATCTAAAATTGTATATCTGGAAGAGCGGCTTGCCTCTCTGGGCCCCCTTATGGATTCTCCCCTAAATGA ATGGCCAAGAGAACAAGGTCTGGGAACCTGGCAGCATATTAACGCTGACACCATCTGTGATGAATTAACAGCTAATCTAGCAAAACTAGATAAG